A single Crateriforma conspicua DNA region contains:
- a CDS encoding GNAT family N-acetyltransferase — translation MLTIRPFVESDWNAVWQIVEPVFRAADTYPYPPTITEDEAFDVWITAPKMTFVAEDGGNAAILGTYYIKPNQVSQGSHVCNCGYIVADAARGRGVASQMCEHSQQEAVRQGFRAMQYNLVVATNKGAVRLWQKMGFQIAGTLAGAFKHPALGYVDAHVMYKTLET, via the coding sequence ATGCTGACAATTCGCCCATTCGTTGAGTCTGATTGGAACGCTGTCTGGCAGATTGTCGAACCGGTCTTTCGCGCCGCCGACACTTATCCCTATCCACCCACAATCACGGAGGACGAAGCCTTCGACGTTTGGATCACCGCTCCAAAAATGACCTTCGTTGCGGAAGACGGAGGAAACGCTGCGATCCTTGGTACCTATTACATCAAACCAAACCAAGTGTCGCAGGGATCGCACGTATGCAATTGCGGCTACATCGTCGCCGATGCTGCACGCGGGCGCGGAGTCGCGTCTCAAATGTGCGAGCATTCACAGCAAGAAGCAGTCCGCCAAGGATTCCGCGCTATGCAATACAATCTTGTCGTAGCAACAAACAAAGGTGCAGTCCGTTTGTGGCAAAAGATGGGATTCCAGATCGCTGGCACACTTGCCGGAGCGTTCAAGCATCCAGCACTCGGCTACGTAGATGCACACGTCATGTATAAAACATTAGAAACATAA
- the bamE gene encoding outer membrane protein assembly factor BamE domain-containing protein, translating into MRDTANPYDSSTVESPHKSSGAQDERHTRTGLLLTFAAILLIPIVASYILVRPAVDRSLLSRITTGMPRAQVSTILGTPNDTEGPSQWEYWRWGNAGWVEIAFDDAGNVLWVNDESAFP; encoded by the coding sequence GTGCGTGACACTGCTAACCCCTACGACTCGTCAACTGTAGAATCGCCTCACAAAAGCAGTGGCGCTCAGGATGAACGCCATACTCGCACCGGATTGCTGCTAACGTTTGCCGCCATTCTGCTGATCCCAATTGTTGCTTCTTACATTTTGGTTCGGCCGGCCGTCGACCGATCCCTGCTTTCACGCATTACAACTGGTATGCCGCGCGCTCAGGTGTCAACGATTCTTGGCACTCCAAACGATACCGAAGGTCCAAGCCAATGGGAGTATTGGCGTTGGGGCAATGCCGGATGGGTTGAAATCGCATTCGATGACGCCGGCAATGTGCTTTGGGTGAACGACGAATCTGCTTTCCCGTGA